The genomic DNA TGTCATATTCTTCTTCCATCGCTACAATCGCACCTGACACCGCGAAGGCAACAGTGCCGATGATACTCAATACTTCCCATGTCATACCCTGGTCTTCCTCTCCTGCTCGTACTCTTTAAACCTATCTGATTGTATCATGGCAACATGGATTTGCAACCATTTTTGCCATAGTGTTTGGAAGGAATATTTGATATGATTGGTCTGTTGGCCCGCAGCATTCAGATAGACTGTGAGCCGGCGCAAAGGAATTTGAAAGCAGAAGGGATTTTATAGACATGTTTGATCAATTAAAACACGGAGAGGTCCTGCAGCCGCTAGCCCGATCCGTTGAACAATCCATAGCCCACATCCATGCAGCCATCGATGAGCGGGCAGAACGAAATCAATTCAACGTACTAACTTCTTTTCAGAAGCATCGGGTGAGCGACTCCCATTTCAACCCTTCGACAGGATATGGGTACGATGATGCAGGAAGGGATACGTTAGAGAGCATATACGCAGATGTGTTCGGCGGAGAGGCGGGACTCGTCCGTCCCCAGATCATTTCGGGCACACATGCGATATCCATCGCGCTCTTCGGCATCCTCCGTCCTGGAGATGAATTGGTATACATAACAGGAAAACCTTACGACACCCTTGAAGAAATCGTCGGGATCAGAGGGAAGGGTGCAGGCTCCCTGAAGGACTTCAATATCGACTACCGGAGCATCGACCTTACTTCCGACGGGAAAGTAGACTTCGAGGCAGTAAGATCTGCGCTGGGCACGAAAACGAAAATGGTGGGGATCCAGCGTTCGAAGGGATACGCCAACCGTCCCTCCTTCACAGTGGAAGAGATCAAAGCCATGATTGATTTCGTCAAAGCGATCGATCCATCGATCGTCGTTTTCGTTGATAACTGCTACGGTGAATTTGTTGAAGACCGTGAACCATGCCATGTCGGTGCCGATCTTATGGCGGGATCGCTCATTAAGAATCCCGGAGGCGGACTTGCCAAAACGGGAGGATATATCGTAGGAAAAAAAGAACTGGTCGAAGCGTGTTCGTACAGGATGACCTCACCTGGTATCGGTGCTGAGGCGGGTGCTTCCCTCTATAGTCTCCAGGAAATGTATCAAGGATTTTTCCTCGCTCCCCACGTGGTGGCCCAATCCTTGAAAGGGGCCGTCTTCACCAGCGCATTCCTGACAGAGCTCGGGATGGATACGAATCCGGCACCCGATGCTCCACGGACCGATCTGATACAATCTGTCCAATTCGGGGACAGAGACCGGATGGTCGCCTTCTGCCAGGCGATTCAATTCGCATCCCCGGTGAACTCTCATTTCACCCCTTATCCGAACTATATGCCGGGTTATGTTGACGATGTCATCATGGCTGCAGGCACGTTCATACAGGGGGCGAGCATCGAATTATCGGCAGACGGACCATTGAGGCCACCATACGTTGCGTATGTACAGGGAGGACTAACCTACTCCCATGTGAAGATCGCGGTATGCACGGCCGTCGATGAATTGATCGAAAAAGGTTTTATGACCCATATAAAAGGTTAATAAGATATGTACAAAAGGATAGTCGATCAATGGCTATCCTTTTTGATTGTTCAGCGGAGTGCAGGTGAAAGAATCGAACTATTCAAAAAGGACTCTCAAAAAATATGTAAGGAAAGCTAACATATTATTGACAGAATTCCTGACATTGAATATAATGAACACATGAACGAACAACAAAAGGGGGAATCACGATGAGCGGAAGTGAAATTCGTCGAACGATGGCATTGTTTCCAATCAGCATTGTCATGCAGCTCACGGACTTGACGGCTCGTCAGATTCGATACTATGAAGAGCATGAATTGATCAATCCGGCTCGTACGGAAGGAAATCGCAGGCTCTTCTCCCTGAACGACATCGATAAACTCCTGGAGGTCAAAGATCTTTTGGAACAAGGGATCAACATGGCCGGAATCAAAAGGATTTTCGCTGTCTCGGGTCAGGAAACGAAAGTAGCATCTGATGACGTTAATGGCAAGAAGGAAGAAAAAGCACGGCAGGATCTTTCTGACGATGATCTCCGCAAGCTGCTCCGGAATGAATTGATGCACTCCGGGCGCTTCAGTAAAACATCTCTTCGTCAAGGTGACATGTCACGCTTCTTTCATTAAATAAAAACCTTTACTAAACCTGAGGAGGAATTACGCAAAATGGCAAAGTATACTCGTGAAGATGTACTAAGATTGGCGAATGAAGAAGGTGTAAAATTCATCCGTCTCCAGTTCACAGACATCCTGGGAACAATTAAAAACGTAGAAATCCCTTTCAGTCAGCTTGAAAAGGCGCTAGACAACAAAATGATGTTCGATGGTTCTTCCATTGAAGGATTTGTACGTATCGAGGAATCGGATATGTATCTTTTCCCTGATCTTGATACGTGGTTGGTATTCCCTTGGACAGCTGAAAAAGGGAAGGTTGCCCGTTTGATCTGTGACATCTATAACCCAGATGGGACTCCGTTTGAAGGAGATCCGCGTAATAACCTCAAACGTATTCTAAGCCAGATGGAAGAGCTTGGATTTACGGATTTCAACCTCGGGCCTGAACCGGAATTCTTCCTATTCAAGCTGGATGTGAATGGTGAACCTACTCTTGAATTGAATGATAACGGAGGCTACTTCGATCTTGCACCTACGGATCTTGGAGAAAACTGCCGTCGTGATATTGCCCTTGAGCTTGAAGAAATGGGCTTTGAAATCGAAGCTTCCCACCATGAGGTTGCTCCTGGTCAGCACGAGATCGATTTCAAATATGCCAATGCACTCAAGGCATGTGACGATATTCAAACATTCAAGCTGGTTGTTAAGACCATTGCCCGCAAACACGGTCTGCATGCTACCTTCATGCCAAAACCGTTGTTCGGAGTGAACGGTTCTGGAATGCACTGCAATATGTCACTATTCAAAAGCGGAGTGAACTCATTCTTCGATGAAAAAGGCGATCTTCAATTGAGCGATACAGCGCGTCAATTCCTCGCCGGTATCATCAAGCATGCTACGAGCTTCACGGCCATCACGAACCCTACGGTCAACTCTTATAAACGTCTTGTTCCTGGATATGAGGCACCATGTTACGTTGCGTGGTCAGCTCGCAACCGTAGCCCTCTAATTCGTATCCCAGCATCACGCGGACTCAGCACGCGCGTTGAAGTGCGAAGCGTCGATCCGGCTGCCAATCCATACCTTGCAATGAGTGTACTGCTTGCCGCAGGTCTTGATGGAATCAAGAATAACCTGGAAGCGCCAAAGCCAATCGATCGTAACATCTACGTTATGGACAAAAAAGAGCGTGAAGAAGCAGGAATCACTGACCTTCCGGCAACCCTTCATGCTGCCCTTGAACAGTTGAAAACAAATGAAGTCATCGTCGGTGCTCTTGGTGAGCATATCTTCGAACACTTTGTGGAAGCAAAGGAAATCGAGTGGGATATGTTCCGTACACAAGTTCATCCTTGGGAGCGCGAGCAATATATCCAAATGTATTAATCTATCAAACCCCTTGATACCACTGGTATTGAGGGGTTTTTAGTTTGTGGGTGAAAGTCGATTTTTTTTAACGATCCACAGAGCACCCACAAACACCCTGTTTGTCTGTAATGATTAAAATAACTACCAAAATTCAGTAAAACTTAAAGATGTTGAACGATATTTCACCCTAAATTCTTATCCATATTCGTCCGAAAAAGGATTGCTTGTAAATTATTCACTAATTGTAACGGATTGTTTAGAGAGTACCAGAATTCTGACCAGAAGAGTAAAAATAACATCCTTAATATTTGGATAGTAAATTCTTACAAACAATTTTCATGAAGTCGCATAAAATGTTTAATGTAAGGATTGATTGGTCATCAATCCTTTTGCAAGTTTGCTAGGGATCGGCCAGATCTTTACTCTTTCTCTAATTATATTAGAGAAAGAGTTTTTTTCGTTCATTAACTATTATTTTGAATTTGTAAGTAGAAATTAAGACTATTCTATTAAGGTAATTGAGAGTAAATGGGGCAAGCGTACAAGCATAAAATATTTCACCACATATTCTATAGAAAAGAAAGGTGGTGAAATAATATGGATTGCTTCAGTAAACCTTTAGGAAAAGATGTTAAATGTCCTCAAAGGCCAAAAAGGGAATGTAAAGACGCTCATTTTGAGAACTGTGCTCCTATTTCTGGTAGTGGAAACAGGGACGTAAATGTAATTTTTGATGTTGACCCCAATAGTCTTCATGTAACGGCTGCGGGGACTATCGAAAATTTCAGTGATCAATCATTTAACGTTCGTTTTGAAAGAGAGAATAGTGCTCCAATAATTATTCTAGTAGCACCCCATAGTTCTATTACTTTTGTCTACGATAATCTAATTAGAATTACGACTACTGGTACTGCTCCTGAGAGAACCTATAATGGTTCGTTAAAGATTCAATTGCACTATACCTTTGAAAGAGTTTGTAAAAAGTACTAATAAATTTGAGCCTCGAACTCTTTCGGGGCTTTTTAATCTTGAATTTTTAATAGAAGGATTTCAGGAATAACAAAAGAGGGTTGGTAAGAAATAATAATTACATTATAATGTGATTGTTAACTAGGATATTGAAGTTAGTATAGACTATAAAATGACATAAATGATTTCATTTGCTTAAATAGGTGAGTTAAGATGCAATCATATTCAAAGGACTCGAAGGTCAAAGGACATTACAATTAGGGAATTAAGTGTAATGACAGGTATATCTCTCAATTACCTATCACAAATTGAAAATGGAAAAAAGAATCCCTCATTAAAGAAATTGACTATAATTTTTTTCACTTACAAATTGGTTGGGAAGACTTGTTTGAGCGTATTTGATGAAATTTTAAATGTAAATAAAAGAGAATGCAATTAATTAGTTTGCATTCTCTTTCTTATTTAAATTAAGTCGCAGTTTGTAATAAATGAGGTTGGACTGCCTTGCGATACAAACGGAACAAGGGTTTGGAAAGTAGTGGTTGTATTATCGGTAGCGAGGATTTCCCAAGTAATCTGACCAGTTACTGTATTCAGAGTAGCGGTCACTTGCGCTTCGAATGTTCGTGAAGGACCATTATTTATCCGCCCGTTAATAACCCCCTCAACAGTAGCGATCGTTAACCCGGCCCCACAAGTAATTGAGGTGCGTCGTCCCTGTGTAAACTGAAAGTTCTCTCCGTTACCCGCGTTAAAGACGAAGTTGAAATTATCGACTGCTGGATTGCATATACCCTGTATTCCTTCTCCACACTCAACGACTGTAATGTTGAGTGTGCCGGTGTAATCGGTTGTGTTGCCAAATTGGGTAACACGGATTTGCGCACCCGGTTGAGCCCCGCCTTGTGTGTTTAACCTGAAACGACATGGACAATCTTCCGGAGGAAATGGACAATCAACCGATACGTTTACAGGACCGGCAGTAACGTCTTGCCCACCGACTGTTGCAGAGGCTGTAATTGTCACCGTCTCCACAGCACCAACTGCAGGTTGAACGGTGGCGGTGTAAGACCCGTCAGCCTGAGTGATGGCTGGATTAGGATTAACAAAGACATTGTTGCCAGGGGAAGCGACCGTGAAGATTACCGGTATGCCAGCCACTGGAGAACCGTCACATAATAAAGTGCCGTTTATAGGAGCTCCGTCGCACCCCACTACGATACCTGGAGGAACTAGGGTTAAGGAAGGATTCGCACATTCAAGGCAACTGGCGCGGACGTAAGCTGTCGTGGAAATCGGGATATTATTGACTTCAGCACTGGCAGTGATCGGTACTCCCTCCTGCACATCTGTGCCAAATGGAACCGTAGCTAGACTTTGGAATTCTCCGTTTTGATCGGTTAAGACTTGAGATGGTGTAAACTCGACCAAGGAACTTGAAAGCGTTACTTCAACATTTGGAACCGGTGTGCCTTCACATAACACTCGACCAGTGATTGGCTTGCTGCAACTGATTGGAGATGGGTTATCGAGCTGAATGATTGGATTCACGCATTCACAATCGACTAGGACATTTCTTGTAGGGGATGAAGTCGGAATGCCACCTACTATTGTAGAGGCTTGGATGGTAATAAGCTCGCTAGCTCCGACACTTGGAAGGATTGTAGCTGTATATG from Rossellomorea marisflavi includes the following:
- a CDS encoding helix-turn-helix domain-containing protein, whose protein sequence is MQRTRRSKDITIRELSVMTGISLNYLSQIENGKKNPSLKKLTIIFFTYKLVGKTCLSVFDEILNVNKRECN
- a CDS encoding S-Ena type endospore appendage: MDCFSKPLGKDVKCPQRPKRECKDAHFENCAPISGSGNRDVNVIFDVDPNSLHVTAAGTIENFSDQSFNVRFERENSAPIIILVAPHSSITFVYDNLIRITTTGTAPERTYNGSLKIQLHYTFERVCKKY
- a CDS encoding MerR family transcriptional regulator, with product MSGSEIRRTMALFPISIVMQLTDLTARQIRYYEEHELINPARTEGNRRLFSLNDIDKLLEVKDLLEQGINMAGIKRIFAVSGQETKVASDDVNGKKEEKARQDLSDDDLRKLLRNELMHSGRFSKTSLRQGDMSRFFH
- a CDS encoding aminotransferase class I/II-fold pyridoxal phosphate-dependent enzyme; the encoded protein is MFDQLKHGEVLQPLARSVEQSIAHIHAAIDERAERNQFNVLTSFQKHRVSDSHFNPSTGYGYDDAGRDTLESIYADVFGGEAGLVRPQIISGTHAISIALFGILRPGDELVYITGKPYDTLEEIVGIRGKGAGSLKDFNIDYRSIDLTSDGKVDFEAVRSALGTKTKMVGIQRSKGYANRPSFTVEEIKAMIDFVKAIDPSIVVFVDNCYGEFVEDREPCHVGADLMAGSLIKNPGGGLAKTGGYIVGKKELVEACSYRMTSPGIGAEAGASLYSLQEMYQGFFLAPHVVAQSLKGAVFTSAFLTELGMDTNPAPDAPRTDLIQSVQFGDRDRMVAFCQAIQFASPVNSHFTPYPNYMPGYVDDVIMAAGTFIQGASIELSADGPLRPPYVAYVQGGLTYSHVKIAVCTAVDELIEKGFMTHIKG
- the glnA gene encoding type I glutamate--ammonia ligase, translating into MAKYTREDVLRLANEEGVKFIRLQFTDILGTIKNVEIPFSQLEKALDNKMMFDGSSIEGFVRIEESDMYLFPDLDTWLVFPWTAEKGKVARLICDIYNPDGTPFEGDPRNNLKRILSQMEELGFTDFNLGPEPEFFLFKLDVNGEPTLELNDNGGYFDLAPTDLGENCRRDIALELEEMGFEIEASHHEVAPGQHEIDFKYANALKACDDIQTFKLVVKTIARKHGLHATFMPKPLFGVNGSGMHCNMSLFKSGVNSFFDEKGDLQLSDTARQFLAGIIKHATSFTAITNPTVNSYKRLVPGYEAPCYVAWSARNRSPLIRIPASRGLSTRVEVRSVDPAANPYLAMSVLLAAGLDGIKNNLEAPKPIDRNIYVMDKKEREEAGITDLPATLHAALEQLKTNEVIVGALGEHIFEHFVEAKEIEWDMFRTQVHPWEREQYIQMY